The Priestia megaterium NBRC 15308 = ATCC 14581 region CTCATTGCATAGATCTGATTGGAGTGATTCGATGCCCGTTTGTCCTTCTTGTAACTATAAGGAAGACTATAATTTTTGCAGAATGTGCGGCACTCAAGTTCGGCACACCTTCACGAACCAAGAAGATCAGCTTTTTTATCCATTAAAAGATCGAATCATGACGGATGACAATGAACCAAAGCATCAAGCTATTTTATCTCATACCCATGATTTAGTATGTGCTATTACTGGAGATGGCATTTATGAATACGCTTCTCCTTCTTACGCTAAAACTTTAGGCGTTTATCCTGATGAGCTTATTGGACAACATGTGCTTATCAATGCGTATCCTGAAGACAAACACCTAATCTCGACTATTTTAGCTAACATGAGCAAAACAAAAGATGCCTCCACATTTGAATACCGAAAGTTTCACGTGAATGGCACCATCGTTTTATTAGAATGTAAAGGCGCTCCAATTATCACATCCACTGGAGAAATCGAAGGGTTTGTATTTGTCTCACGAGACGTAACAGAAAAAAGACAAGCAGAGAAAAAGATCCGAAATTCAGAAAAACTTTCTGTCATTGGTCACCTTGCTGCAAGTATCGCACACGAGGTTAGAAATCCTTTGACAACCATTAAAGGGTTTATACAACTGTTCAGTGAGACACAGCAGCCGAAAAAAACAATGATTTATCGAGATCTCATTCAGCATGAGCTCTCGCAAATTGAACATATTATCGCAGAATTTATGAGTTTAGCTAAACGAGAGTACGCATATACAGAAAGCCTTGTTATGACAGACTTGCTAGATGAGGTATTAAAGCAATTTGAACCGGTTACTGGAGTCAAAAATATCCACATCATTCGCCATTATCCAAAAGAACATCCCCTGCTCATTAGTGGGCAAAAAACACAGCTAACCCAAGCATTTATTCATATTATACAAAATGCCATTGATTCGATGGAAAGTGGCGGCAAGCTGACTGTATCGATTAAAAAAGCAGCTAGAGAAACGCTATGTATTGTGATAAAAGATAGCGGATGTGGAATTGACTCAAAGCGTATCTCTCATATAGGAGAGCCTTTTTATACAACAAAAGAACGAGGAGTAGGCCTGGGACTAACCATTTGTAACAAAATTATTAATGAGCATAATGGTTTTTTTCACGTATCAAGCGAAGAAAATGACGGCACAAGCATTACCATTACCCTGCCTATGAAAACGCCTGAACTTTATGTGGTAGAAGTGTAAAAGAAGCCATCTGAGTAAATCAGATGGCTTCTTTCTTTAAAACAGCTGGGTGTACAGCTGATACTTATAAAGCATATAAAAACTTCCTATCACTGCCAGGTAAAAGATGAGAGTCTCTGCTCCACCACCTGTTTCATATGTTAAAGGAGGCTTAAACTTCTTCTTGCTAAGAGGAGAGAAAAAAGGTACCCCTCGTTTAGAAAAGAAATCTCCAAGAATATGAAAAGCGTATCCATAGGCTATCCCTAATGTAAAATCGTTGTTATACATCGTATGTAAATAAAAAATAAGTCCACTTGCAAGAATAGAATGCGTAATACCTCGGTGTCCAAAAATAGATTTAATGACTTTTGCGAGACCAAGAGATCTTCTACCAATATATGAATTTGGTTCATCAATATCAGGAAGCAGCGCTCCAATCGCAATGCCTACAACATAAGGAAATGTAAACGAAGCGTCTCCTGTTATAGCCACACCGGCACCGGCAGCAATCGATGTTGCAATATGTGTGTGATATCTCAAATATGCCACCTTCTTTCTTTTTCAACTTAAGGCAAGCACCGTGACCAAAATCATACATATGTTCGCCCAACGTTAACTATAAGTGAAGGTGGTAAAAATGTCAAAATAATCTATAGTTACGTAAACTGCAGACCGACTAACCCGATAAGCATCACAAGAAAACTAATAAGAGTACCCTTTCCATTTTTCTTTGCTCTTCCATCTTTTTTGACAATGGAATAAATCCACGTACTCGAATACACGGCGAATCCAAGAAAACCAAATAACGTGATATATGTAAACATGCCGAAACTCCTTTGCTTGTCATTACTATTAACTATACGAGATTTTATAAAAAAAAACAAAGTAGTATGACGGCTTGTTTAATATCTCTTTCTTTTTCTTATACTAAAAAGAGGAGGGATGGCTATGCACCAAAAGCAGTTGGAAGATATATTTGACTTTTATGGACTGAGCGAGGTTTATCGAGGCAAATTTGAAGATGTTGAACACCACTGGTTATTTAAAGACGCCGAGCCAACTATACTAGAAGATTTTTTTAATTCTCACGATTGCGAAGACCTTGAATGCTGTACTCTAGAAGAATTTTGTTTTTTATTCATGAATTTTCAATCAATCCATGCACAAATTCCCCACGTGTACTATTACTAAAAAAGTGATTTCGCAGGAAAGCGAAATCACTTTTTATTAAAAGCCTAAAGAAATATATTTTACTTCCAAATATTCTTCAATTCCGTAATGTCCGCCTTCACGTCCAAGTCCACTTTCTTTAAAGCCGCCAAACGGCGCTTGTGGTGTAGAAGGTAGTCCATCATTTAACCCTACAATACCATATTCTAAAGCTTCAGCAATACGAATAGCTTCTGAAATATTTTCAGTGAACACATAGGCTGCTAATCCGTAAGGAGAGTTATTTGCACGGCGAATAACTTCTTCTTCTGTTTGATACGTCGCAATTGGAGCAATTGGTCCGAATGTTTCTTCGTACATACAAAGCATGTCGTCCGTTGCACCATCTACAACCGTAGGCTCAACAAAAAGCCCGCTTCCCTCTTCGCGTACAGCCCCTCCAGTTAAGACATTTCCACCCTTTGCTACAACATCATCTAAGTGGCGCTTTACTTTTTCTAACGCTTTTTCATCGATTAAAGGTCCGATATCCGTACCTTCTTCTAAACCGTTTCCGACTTTCAGCTGACTAACAGCCGCTGCAAACTGCTCTGCGAACGGTTTAGCAATAGACTCGTGCACGTAGATGCGGTTTGTACATACGCATGTTTGACCAGCGTTACGGAATTTAGAAGCAATTGCATTTGTTACTGCTTTGTCTAAATCAGCATTTGCTGTTACGATAAACGGAGCGTGTCCGCCTAACTCTAAAGACACTTTTTTAACCGTATCAGCTGCTCCGCGCATTAACAGTTTACCTACTTCTGTAGAGCCCGTAAACGATAGTTTACGTACGCGTCCATCTTGAAGCCACGCTTCTCCAATCGCTTTTGCATCTCCCGTAACTACATTAATTACGCCTTTTGGAATACCCGCTTCTTGTGCAAGCTCTGCTAGTCGAAGAGCCGTTAGTGGCGTTTGTTCTGCGGGTTTAATAACCGCTGTACATCCAGCTGCTAAAGCTGGGGCTACTTTACGCGTAATCATAGCTGCCGGGAAGTTCCAAGGTGTAATAGCTGCCATGACTCCCACAGGCTGCTTATGAGCAAATAATCGTTTATTAGGAGAAGAAGCTGGAATTGTTTCTCCGTAAATGCGTTTGCCTTCTTCTGCGTACCATGAAACAAATCCGTTGGCATAGCCAATTTCACCTTTTGCTTCTTTAAGAGGCTTACCTTGCTCAACTGTCATTATTTCAGCAAGTTCATCCGTGTGTTCTTCGATCAGCTGATGCCATTTAAATAATAATTTACCGCGCTCTTCTGCTGTTTTTTTAGACCATGTTTGAAACGCTTCATAGGCAGCATCTGCTGCTAGCTTTGCTTCTTTTTC contains the following coding sequences:
- a CDS encoding ATP-binding protein, encoding MPVCPSCNYKEDYNFCRMCGTQVRHTFTNQEDQLFYPLKDRIMTDDNEPKHQAILSHTHDLVCAITGDGIYEYASPSYAKTLGVYPDELIGQHVLINAYPEDKHLISTILANMSKTKDASTFEYRKFHVNGTIVLLECKGAPIITSTGEIEGFVFVSRDVTEKRQAEKKIRNSEKLSVIGHLAASIAHEVRNPLTTIKGFIQLFSETQQPKKTMIYRDLIQHELSQIEHIIAEFMSLAKREYAYTESLVMTDLLDEVLKQFEPVTGVKNIHIIRHYPKEHPLLISGQKTQLTQAFIHIIQNAIDSMESGGKLTVSIKKAARETLCIVIKDSGCGIDSKRISHIGEPFYTTKERGVGLGLTICNKIINEHNGFFHVSSEENDGTSITITLPMKTPELYVVEV
- a CDS encoding metal-dependent hydrolase, whose protein sequence is MRYHTHIATSIAAGAGVAITGDASFTFPYVVGIAIGALLPDIDEPNSYIGRRSLGLAKVIKSIFGHRGITHSILASGLIFYLHTMYNNDFTLGIAYGYAFHILGDFFSKRGVPFFSPLSKKKFKPPLTYETGGGAETLIFYLAVIGSFYMLYKYQLYTQLF
- a CDS encoding NAD-dependent succinate-semialdehyde dehydrogenase, giving the protein MKQANLYINGEFVSANDTYEVVNPATNEVVAAVAKGGEKEAKLAADAAYEAFQTWSKKTAEERGKLLFKWHQLIEEHTDELAEIMTVEQGKPLKEAKGEIGYANGFVSWYAEEGKRIYGETIPASSPNKRLFAHKQPVGVMAAITPWNFPAAMITRKVAPALAAGCTAVIKPAEQTPLTALRLAELAQEAGIPKGVINVVTGDAKAIGEAWLQDGRVRKLSFTGSTEVGKLLMRGAADTVKKVSLELGGHAPFIVTANADLDKAVTNAIASKFRNAGQTCVCTNRIYVHESIAKPFAEQFAAAVSQLKVGNGLEEGTDIGPLIDEKALEKVKRHLDDVVAKGGNVLTGGAVREEGSGLFVEPTVVDGATDDMLCMYEETFGPIAPIATYQTEEEVIRRANNSPYGLAAYVFTENISEAIRIAEALEYGIVGLNDGLPSTPQAPFGGFKESGLGREGGHYGIEEYLEVKYISLGF